A portion of the Micromonospora vinacea genome contains these proteins:
- a CDS encoding serine/threonine-protein kinase, translating to MLTRGVLLGDRYRLGERVATGGMGAVWRGTDVLLEREVAVKVLLPSLVADPEFTARFRGEARMLAALRHPGVVPVHDVGQAALDDGSQVDYLVMEYVEGEPLSARVRAVGRLDPATTMSVLAQAADALHTAHLAGIVHRDVKPGNLLVKADGTVVLVDFGIARSRDMAGLTAANMVLGTASYMSPEQATGQPVSAATDIYALGAVAYFCLAGQPPFHGDNPLAVALRHAQEDPAALPADTPPAVAAVVARALAKRPEDRFGSAAELAAAAADARDATLASIPVSARPPWALAAPTPSAVPAPAVPVGPAPVPPAGLTPTPPVGAAPPAGPVSAGPAAPRPPASGTAEPTTGPKPTREDALPGGPAGRRRPLLLGAGAVVLVALVVAVAVVALRPEADHGGAQPPALAGESVAAADGSLPPADATTTGPRPTTTPGASRTATADPTGSAAVDATASSDPARTTTPGGTPTGTASSRPTPSRTPSSRPNPYTAAQACGSGYQVIDSATLTGGDGQRKGRVYLLYHAGTGTNCVVTLKDTAVGTKSAASAYLEVQGRTRSTDSGSFDYYAGPVRATAAGTCVKWGGSTGGVSYGSAFEHCD from the coding sequence GTGTTGACGCGGGGAGTACTGCTCGGCGACCGGTACCGGCTGGGCGAGCGGGTGGCGACGGGCGGGATGGGCGCGGTCTGGCGCGGCACGGACGTGCTGCTGGAACGCGAGGTCGCGGTGAAGGTGCTGCTGCCGTCGCTGGTCGCCGATCCGGAGTTCACCGCCCGGTTCCGGGGCGAGGCGCGGATGCTGGCCGCGCTGCGGCATCCCGGCGTGGTCCCGGTGCACGACGTGGGGCAGGCCGCGCTCGACGACGGCAGCCAGGTCGACTACCTGGTGATGGAGTACGTCGAGGGCGAGCCGTTGTCCGCCCGGGTGCGCGCGGTGGGGCGGCTGGATCCGGCCACCACCATGTCGGTGCTGGCCCAGGCCGCCGACGCGCTGCACACCGCCCACCTCGCCGGCATCGTGCACCGCGACGTGAAGCCGGGCAACCTGCTGGTCAAGGCCGACGGCACCGTGGTGCTCGTCGACTTCGGCATCGCCCGGTCCCGCGACATGGCCGGGCTCACCGCCGCGAACATGGTGCTCGGCACCGCCTCGTACATGTCCCCCGAGCAGGCCACCGGGCAGCCGGTCTCGGCCGCCACCGACATCTACGCGCTCGGCGCGGTGGCGTACTTCTGCCTTGCCGGGCAGCCGCCCTTCCACGGTGACAACCCCCTCGCGGTGGCGCTCCGCCACGCTCAGGAGGACCCGGCCGCGCTGCCGGCGGACACCCCACCGGCGGTCGCCGCCGTGGTGGCCCGCGCGCTGGCCAAGCGTCCGGAGGACCGGTTCGGCAGCGCCGCTGAGTTGGCCGCTGCCGCCGCCGACGCCCGCGACGCGACACTGGCCAGCATCCCGGTCTCCGCCCGCCCTCCGTGGGCGCTGGCCGCTCCGACCCCGTCCGCCGTCCCGGCCCCCGCCGTTCCCGTCGGCCCGGCTCCCGTGCCGCCGGCCGGCCTGACTCCCACGCCGCCGGTCGGGGCGGCGCCGCCCGCCGGGCCGGTGTCGGCAGGGCCCGCCGCGCCGCGCCCACCGGCGAGCGGCACTGCCGAACCGACGACCGGGCCGAAGCCGACCCGGGAGGACGCGCTCCCGGGCGGGCCGGCGGGCCGGCGCCGTCCACTGCTGCTCGGGGCCGGCGCGGTCGTCCTCGTCGCGCTGGTCGTCGCGGTGGCCGTGGTGGCGCTGCGACCCGAAGCCGACCACGGTGGGGCCCAGCCTCCCGCGCTGGCCGGCGAGTCGGTGGCGGCCGCCGACGGATCACTACCACCCGCAGACGCGACCACCACCGGGCCCCGGCCCACCACGACGCCGGGCGCCAGCCGCACCGCGACGGCCGACCCGACCGGCTCCGCCGCCGTCGACGCGACGGCCAGCAGCGACCCCGCCCGCACCACGACGCCGGGCGGCACACCGACCGGTACGGCCAGCAGCCGACCGACGCCCAGCCGCACCCCGTCCAGCCGGCCCAACCCGTACACGGCCGCCCAGGCGTGCGGCAGCGGCTACCAGGTGATCGACTCGGCGACGCTGACCGGCGGCGACGGGCAGCGCAAGGGCCGGGTCTACCTGCTGTACCACGCGGGCACCGGCACCAACTGCGTGGTCACCCTCAAGGACACCGCGGTCGGCACGAAGTCGGCGGCCTCGGCGTACCTGGAGGTGCAGGGGCGGACACGCAGCACCGACAGCGGGTCCTTCGACTACTACGCCGGACCGGTGCGGGCCACCGCCGCCGGGACGTGCGTCAAGTGGGGCGGCTCCACCGGTGGGGTCAGTTACGGCAGCGCGTTCGAACACTGCGACTGA
- a CDS encoding bifunctional adenosylcobinamide kinase/adenosylcobinamide-phosphate guanylyltransferase, with the protein MSVDGWNTVLVLGGIRSGKSEFAESLVTDAPVVRYVATAPEGDPEDTEWATRLAAHRARRPGSWTTEETTEDPRRLADVLESAEPNETLLVDDLGGWVTVLLDPDHQPADDVATIAELAEAIRGCAARVVLVSPEVGLSLVPTTPLGRAFTDALGAANRAVADACDAVVLVVAGQPVWLKPVATATESTATTTVTAPAATATAPTAAATVVASLADTEPTPEVQLPDVLTHTPPAAPTPEPGNAWAAPTMALPMVSTGLVIQPGMELPMPDEYAGPQAVDRLATLDVPGAGLGVLDRVVGFAAATQGTSIPAAWGSVRVLLLHGDHAGGASAGTVAGESARRAAQARAGRGALARLAAESGASLQVVDTPAAAPIEDQPALTPEQVESALRYGWRLAEQAADAGVQLLVLGACGAGTEAAAAAVLAATAGAEPPAVLGRVITESGEIDDAAWMIRCAAVRDALHRTRRSSRGAKDILAELGGGDVAVATGVLLGATARRVPVLLDGPVGLAAGMVSRDLAGQARHWCLLADHGGHPAVRLAADVLGLTPLLDLRLDLGEGANALVALPLLRSVLALSAALPVHPSLAGTDDTDPAADEPESTDPSYADPDLTEPDSTEPDFVEPEPAGPGPASTEVDEQPASGWRAG; encoded by the coding sequence ATGTCCGTAGACGGGTGGAACACGGTCCTGGTGCTCGGCGGTATCCGGTCCGGCAAGTCCGAGTTCGCCGAGTCCCTGGTCACCGACGCGCCGGTGGTCCGCTACGTCGCCACCGCGCCCGAGGGCGACCCGGAGGACACCGAGTGGGCGACCCGGCTGGCGGCGCACCGCGCCCGGCGGCCGGGCAGCTGGACCACCGAGGAGACCACCGAGGATCCGCGCCGGCTGGCCGACGTGCTCGAGTCCGCCGAGCCCAACGAGACGTTGCTCGTCGACGACCTGGGCGGCTGGGTGACAGTGCTGCTCGATCCGGACCACCAACCCGCCGACGACGTGGCGACCATCGCCGAGCTGGCCGAGGCGATCCGCGGGTGCGCCGCCCGGGTGGTGCTGGTGAGCCCCGAGGTGGGGCTGTCGCTGGTGCCGACCACCCCGCTGGGCCGGGCCTTCACCGACGCGCTGGGCGCGGCCAACCGTGCGGTCGCCGACGCCTGCGACGCGGTGGTGCTGGTCGTCGCCGGTCAGCCGGTCTGGCTCAAGCCGGTCGCCACCGCGACCGAGTCGACCGCCACCACCACCGTGACCGCGCCGGCCGCCACTGCGACCGCGCCGACGGCGGCCGCCACGGTCGTGGCGAGCCTGGCCGACACCGAGCCGACCCCCGAGGTGCAGCTGCCCGACGTGCTGACCCACACCCCGCCGGCCGCCCCGACCCCGGAGCCGGGCAACGCGTGGGCCGCGCCGACCATGGCGCTGCCGATGGTGTCCACCGGGCTGGTCATCCAGCCCGGCATGGAGCTGCCGATGCCCGACGAGTACGCGGGCCCGCAGGCGGTGGACCGGCTGGCCACGCTTGACGTACCAGGTGCCGGGCTGGGCGTGCTGGACCGCGTGGTGGGCTTCGCCGCCGCCACCCAGGGCACCTCGATCCCCGCCGCCTGGGGCTCGGTGCGGGTGCTGCTGCTGCACGGCGACCACGCCGGCGGGGCGTCGGCCGGCACCGTCGCCGGTGAGTCGGCGCGCCGCGCCGCGCAGGCCCGCGCCGGCCGGGGCGCGTTGGCGCGGCTGGCCGCCGAGAGCGGCGCCAGTCTCCAGGTGGTGGACACGCCGGCCGCCGCGCCGATCGAGGACCAGCCGGCCCTCACGCCCGAACAGGTGGAGTCCGCGCTGCGCTACGGCTGGCGGTTGGCCGAGCAGGCCGCCGACGCCGGCGTACAGCTGCTGGTGCTCGGGGCGTGCGGAGCCGGCACCGAGGCGGCGGCCGCGGCGGTACTCGCGGCGACCGCCGGTGCGGAGCCACCCGCCGTGCTGGGCCGGGTGATCACCGAATCCGGCGAGATCGACGACGCGGCGTGGATGATCCGCTGCGCGGCGGTCCGCGACGCGCTGCACCGCACCCGACGCTCGTCGCGCGGCGCCAAGGACATCCTCGCCGAGCTGGGCGGCGGCGACGTGGCAGTGGCCACCGGCGTGCTGCTCGGCGCGACCGCCCGCCGGGTGCCGGTGCTGCTCGACGGGCCGGTCGGCCTGGCCGCCGGCATGGTGAGCCGCGACCTGGCCGGGCAGGCCCGGCACTGGTGCCTGCTGGCCGACCACGGCGGGCACCCGGCCGTGCGGCTCGCCGCCGACGTGCTGGGCCTCACCCCGCTGCTCGACCTGCGGCTGGATCTCGGCGAGGGCGCGAACGCGCTGGTCGCGCTGCCGCTGCTGCGCTCGGTGCTGGCGCTGTCCGCCGCTCTGCCGGTGCACCCGTCGCTGGCCGGCACTGACGACACCGACCCGGCCGCCGACGAGCCGGAGTCCACCGACCCGAGCTACGCCGACCCGGATCTCACCGAGCCCGACTCCACCGAGCCCGACTTCGTCGAGCCGGAGCCGGCCGGTCCGGGCCCGGCCAGCACCGAGGTCGACGAACAGCCGGCGTCGGGCTGGCGTGCCGGCTGA